Below is a window of Nicotiana tabacum cultivar K326 chromosome 19, ASM71507v2, whole genome shotgun sequence DNA.
ATGCACCTAGTCTCCTGAACACAAGCTATATTGACCTTCCTTTTTTGGAGaatcttcgccaactctataaACTTACCTGTCAATGTTCCTATattccatgacccaattctcaacctataggctcccttgttCCCCTTACCCTCCCTGCCTCCTGTCCCACCCCCTGTCCCCTGCCCCACCCTCCACCCCCacccccgaggacatgaccttatTCTACCATCCCAGACCACAACCACTATACCTATGATAGACTAAGAAAATCGCTAACACAaaataagcaacaatccaaacTAGAAGAAAATAAGGTGTAACTACAGACACGCTAATAGTATGATTAAACTAATACGAACTAAAATGACAACAATTtaactaacacaaaagaaagagaaacaggAAAGCGGGAGGTACCAAATCCCAAGAATAGAACCTGGAAATTCGACTTGGTGCACACCCGAGGTTGCGAAAACTGACGTACTTCCTTCTAGCTCCTACCAGCCTTTGTAAACACTAATTAGGGATGCTATGCACTACTTGCTCGTACGCCTCATGCTCGTCTCCAACTACCGCGGCTAACAACCTGAAAAATCATAACAAAACAACCACGAAACCAACAGAGGATGGGGCTGTCAACCTGCAATCGCTGCACTGGTGTTTAAACATACGACAGTCCGGGCTGCCCAACTAAACCATGAGGAAATCCGGCAAGTGCAGCAGAGAACGTTAAGTTGTCAAACATAAGGAAGGGGAAATGAGAGTAAGAGGGGGCGACTCAGATAGGAGAAAGAAGAGAGGGGGCCGTCAGGGGTCGCCGGCCAGAGCTGTCGCCAGCGGAGGCAGCCCTATTAAGGTTTCTAGGAGAGGGTGAACAAAAAGGGAGGGGGAAGAGAGcagaaagagaagagaaaagaaagaagagagaagagagaggaaaGACGGGATGGATTGCCGGCCGAAAAACACTGGTTGAGGACTGGAGCGAGTGGAAAAGCAAAGCAAAAACATGGGGGAAAGAAAGGAGAAGGGGGGGgggagagagaagaaagagaggggtggtggtggtggttgggGGGGGGGGACGACTTACCTGTGTGTGGTAGCCGGTGCTGGTGAGCACGCTAGTGGGTTTAGCAGATCGTCGACTTACCTGTGTGTGGTAGCCGGTGCTGGTGAGCACGCTAGTGGGTTTAGCAGATCGTCGATGAGAGAGGGCAGAAAATGGAGgtcggagagagagagagagagagagagagagtcgtTCAAATTAGCAAAACCATATGTaataaaaaattttgaatttattactacttatatttttgtttgaaaatttattttatattcaatattaagttaaccttctttgaatttgaatttctaATTTAAACTAATAATGTATATAATTCAATCACATTTGAGTTCATTCGGGCTGGATGCCAAAGACTACTCATATCACATTTGAGTCATTTTACTTGAATGCATTTGTTTTTCCAACATTTGAGCACAtcttgattaattaattaattagctgATACATTTAATCAGCAGCCAACATAGATATTACATAACTTTGACTCCCAAGCCCTACACAAATAGAAACATTCGTAATTTCATATGATATCTTTTCGATCAAATTCTAGTTTCCAAGTTTATTACGACTATTCGATCTAAAATAAGCAATTTCttgaatatttttaaataaaaacattaaagtttaaaagagaaaaaaagaaaatcatcTTTATTCTTTCCCGCCATTTCTCTCTTACACTTCCCCTTTGTCCTCACCGCCGCTTCTCCCTTACCTTCCCCCCCTTCTCTTCCCCTCTTTCTACTATTCCACCGGCGACTGCGatttctcatttctcttctcgccGGTCGGAACTCTCCCGTTTTCCAGCGAAAACCTAGTCCTCCAGCTACCCTCTCCCTCTCGCAGCACCATCGAGGTAATATAGCTCCTTCAATTTTTGAGATTTAGTATATGAAGTTTTTATTCAAATGCTGAAATAGTTTCGATTTGTTTTAATTTATAGAAGAGTACTGATTATTTCTTAATTTATAATAGTTATCAAGTGTTCTGGCAATCTGTTTCATTAGATATACTGATTCTAGATCTAACAATTAATTGACAAATGCCCAATTTTCACTAATGCAAGCTCTTACGGGTGATATGCTTGTGTGATATTAGTAATCATACTTAAGTTTATACTTTGCTTTAGGTTGTCATAACTCATAATTATCAACTTCTTTTGCTCGATCTATTTGTCTATATAAACCGAGAAGACGAATAACCTGAATTGAATCATCAAATCGACCAAATGTAGATCCTATCTAGATCATGCAAATGAAATGACAACATGTCTATATTGAGAGCAGTGTTCTCCGCCTATGTGTAAAGGAATATAGTTGTTTTAAGCAAATGCTAATTCGATTTAACAGACCAAGTTTAGTTATGCACTCTTGTTTTCTTTTTGGTGTAGAGAGGAGCTTGTAAATGAAGCAGAATCCATATTAGGCCTCTTAGAATCCATACAAGACTAGAAAGGGATTCTTCTCTAGGTTTTTGTTCAGTTCTACATATTCGAGCACTTTCTTGGTGCTGCATCTATAATATATTTACCTTCTCTCAGAAAATGAAATGGTATTTCTTGTATAGTCTATATGTTGCAAAGCTTCTAGTTTTCTTCTGCTTATATCATGACACTAAAAGCCACACTCCAGGATTCTttgtggaaataaattgattttccAGTTCAGAGCTTTATGCTGATTGCAGGATTTTTGCATATCTTAATTGCTCTTTGCTTACCATATACTTTATATTTACTTATCAGTGTATATGttttcttcattctcttctttcattttgcaCTTTGATCTGATTTATGTTTTTTTCAATTTCGGAACACTCAGATTTTGCTAACATCTTCTGTAGGCTTTCTTGCAAAGGTAATTGGACAAATTATAGCTGGTGATAAAGCAATTGTCTAGATTCCTGTAGAAGCTTCCAATGGCAGAAACCCCAAAGAAGAAAGCCAAACAATCCCTTAACACAACCCCCATTAAGCAACACAAGCAACTGCCTGTTTCTAATTTATCTCCTTTAAACCCTATTATCCCTCCAACCCCACAAACCCTAGACCCCACCCCTCGCCGCCGCTCCCTCCGTCTTACCTCCACCCCTCAAACCCCACCACCACTACTTCCTTCGCCTCCATCTTCTGCCCGCTTCCGTAAATCTCTCAAATTCACTCCCAAAAGTGCCACAAATTCAGCAAGAAGAAAATCAAAGCTCACTGTTTCTACCCCCATTTCGACACCGGGACCCACTGAATCGAAGAGGAAAAGGAAGTCTTCAGAGAACAAGAATGTGGCTGTTGAAAAAAGAAGCAGTTTAAGGGGTTGTAAGAAGAAGGTGTATTATAAAAAGGTGGTTTATGATGGGGGAGAGTTTGCTGTGGGGGATGATGTGTATGTGAAGAGAAGTGAAGATGCGAGTTCGGATAATGAGGATCCCGAAGTGGAGGAATGTAGGATTTGTTATAGGCCAGCAGGGAGGGTGATTATGGTTGAATGTGATGAATGCTTAGGAGGGTTTCATTTGAAGTGTTTGAAGCCACCACTGAAAGAGGTTCCTGAAGGGGATTGGATTTGTGTGTACTGTGAGGCgaaaaaattagggaaaatggtGGAAATGCCCGCACCACCCAAGGGAAAGAAACGGGTAAGGACTGCCAAGGAGAAGTTACTTGACAGTGATCTATGGGCGGCTCGTATTGACAGGTATTTGAACTTCTTATTTCCTAAGTTAATTATAAGAACTTTTTATGGTTTTGTTTAATTTTGCGTATCAATAGTCGTGATGTTTGGTTAATTCTGATATCAATGTTATAGTGTATGGAAAGAAGTGGATGGTACCTACTGGTTTCGGGCACATTGGTATATTATTCCTGAGGAAACGGCTGCAGGAAGACAGCCACATAACTTAAGGAGAGAACTCTATCGGACTAATGATTTTGCTGATGTTGAGGTAACATTATGCTATTCTCTTTTCTGTCGTACAATGTAATGATTTTTACTTTGTAGGTTATATGCCACCTATTTTGCTGCGTTTGAGGATTGTAAGTTTTGTTAAGGAAGAAAATTGTCCTTGTAGATCAGTTCAATTGATTGATAACTTCCCAAAAGTAAAAATTAGATGGACATAAATGTTTTTATCTATCATTAAGTATTGTTTTTGATAGAGTTCTTAAAAATGAAAGATTACAAGTGGTAAGCTTGCTTTTTGGGTTTTGGATGTTACAACGGATCTAGAGGATAGGACTCACCCCAATGCAAAGAAGCCAAAGCTTCAATTTCTCTGCTTATTTGGCAGTCTGATATTGACTGGCTATGTTACGAGTAATTGACCATTACATCTGTTAATGAAGACCTACTATTCTGTCTGCAGATGGAATCTGTCATCAGGCATTGCTATGTTAAGAATCCAAAAGAATTTGAGAAGGCGAGAAATGATGGAGATGATGTTTTCCTCTGTGAATATGAGTATGACATTCACTGGCATAGTTTCAAGCGCATTGCTGAGATTGAAGATAATGATGTGGTGTGTTCTAAAAAAAATTTGATGATATTTTGTGGAACCTTTGTTTATATGTGATGGAAGATTTTGGAACTAATAAGCCGTCTCCTCATTTGGTAGGACGAGGAAGAAGCTGAGAACGACGAGGACTGGAACTCTTGCGAAGATCCAGATTCTGACGTGGATGATGAAATAGAGTATGAAGAGGAAAACCAAACTAATCCATTAAGCAGACCATCTCCAGCTCATCCGTTGGCTGCGGTATACAAATTGTCCTTTGTCAGATTCCTACTTCACTTCTTCATGTTGCTTAAAGCAGAAGCTAATTAGTTTTTCTAAGAGTGCAGAATTCAAGAAAGGGACgcttttttggactacaaaagaTAGGTGCAAAGAAGATACCAGAACATGTGAGATCTCACAAGCTTACTGAACTTGAGAAAGCAAAAGGAACCCTTTTACTGGCAACTTTGCCCAAGTCTCTACCTTGTAGGATGAAGTATGTCTTTCCCGAGGTGCACTCTTTATGCAATTTGCTCCATATTTATCTGATAAGcaagtgcttttttttttttttttttttttttggcagagAAGTGGAAGAGATAACTACTTTCATAAAAGGTGCCATATGTGAGGATCAATGCCTGGGCAGATGCCTTTACATACATGGTGTTCCTGGGACAGGAAAGGTATCTATTGGCTTAGGGGAATACCCTGAGTGATAACACAAGGCAGTCATGTTTTGCCTCTATCTTTTAGGCTTGTCAGACATTACTGATTTGTTCCTTTATCTGCACTATACTGCAGACAATGAGTGTACTAGCAGTAATGAGGAATTTAAGATGTGAAGTTGATGCAGGGAGCATTAAACCTTATTGTTTTGTGGAGATTAATGGCCTAAAATTGGCTTCACCTGAGAATATTTACAGTGTAAGTTTGAAGTTCAATCTTTCTGGTGATGCAGACGATGTCTTTATTCTCTGAAATGTTTCTCTTAACTGTTTCAGGTTATTTATGAAGCACTTAGTGGACATAGGGTCGGTTGGAAAAAGGCTCTTCACTTCTTGAATGAGCGGTTTTCAGATGTGACTGAATGTAGCAAAGAGGACAACCGCCCATGTATTCTACTTATAGATGAACTTGATCTCCTGGTTACCAGAAATCAAGCGGTAAATGATGCATCCTTTTATCCAGCATGATAAATATCCAAAACAGCAAGTTGCACATcatgaccttttttcttttaattacagGTTTTATATAACATTCTCGATTGGCCTACAAAGCCAAATTCCAAACTGATTGTTATAGGTGTGTGTACAATTTGCTGTCAATGTTTCCTTCCATCCGCGTTAGTTATTACATGTAAAGATAAAATGTTAACTTTTCTCACCAACAGGTATTGCAAATACTATGGATCTTCCGGAGAAGTTGCTTCCGCGGATTTCAAGTCGTATGGGCATACAAAGACTTTGCTTTGGTCCATATAACTATCAGCAGCTTCAAGAAATTATTGTAACTCGCCTCAATGGAATTGATGCCTTTGAAAAACCGGCAATTGAATTTGCTTCAAGGAAGGTTGGTCCTTCTGTGGTGCATCTCTACCAGGAGCTTATCTTTATTACCCGATTCTAATTATCAAATCACATACTTGAGCTTGTCTGCTGTTGTAAATGTGATACTTAAACTGATTTTAAAGCAATGTCCACTTTACACATAAATCCAGGTGGCAGCCGTTTCAGGCGATGCACGCCGTGCACTAGAAATATGTAGGCGAGCTGCGGAACTTgcagactatcatgctaagaaaTTGCTATCAATTCCCAATTCTGCTGCAGCAGGTGAGAGCTAAATCTCGAACTAAATAGACACTAGTGGCAAGAAACAAATACTTGGAATTCCAGTAGAAGGAAATACACATTTGTTCTGGTGATGAACATATGTAACAGATGGAATGTTGTCTACATCTTTATCTCTATTTCCTAGTGTCAAATTTCTTAAACTTGTGATACATGTTTCAGCAATCGATGACCTCTTTTATTCCCCAACATTCATTTCATTCACCAATTGAATTCAAATAGGGATATCACGACTGTTAAAATTATAGAATACAAGCATTCAAGCAATAAAAGGATGCCTCGTGAGATGCATCAATGAGCTAGTGCCTACAAATGATAAATTGAATTCAACCCAGTAGTCACATTCAACAGGAAGCTGATTTACTAGACATGT
It encodes the following:
- the LOC107764231 gene encoding origin of replication complex subunit 1B translates to MAETPKKKAKQSLNTTPIKQHKQLPVSNLSPLNPIIPPTPQTLDPTPRRRSLRLTSTPQTPPPLLPSPPSSARFRKSLKFTPKSATNSARRKSKLTVSTPISTPGPTESKRKRKSSENKNVAVEKRSSLRGCKKKVYYKKVVYDGGEFAVGDDVYVKRSEDASSDNEDPEVEECRICYRPAGRVIMVECDECLGGFHLKCLKPPLKEVPEGDWICVYCEAKKLGKMVEMPAPPKGKKRVRTAKEKLLDSDLWAARIDSVWKEVDGTYWFRAHWYIIPEETAAGRQPHNLRRELYRTNDFADVEMESVIRHCYVKNPKEFEKARNDGDDVFLCEYEYDIHWHSFKRIAEIEDNDVDEEEAENDEDWNSCEDPDSDVDDEIEYEEENQTNPLSRPSPAHPLAANSRKGRFFGLQKIGAKKIPEHVRSHKLTELEKAKGTLLLATLPKSLPCRMKEVEEITTFIKGAICEDQCLGRCLYIHGVPGTGKTMSVLAVMRNLRCEVDAGSIKPYCFVEINGLKLASPENIYSVIYEALSGHRVGWKKALHFLNERFSDVTECSKEDNRPCILLIDELDLLVTRNQAVLYNILDWPTKPNSKLIVIGIANTMDLPEKLLPRISSRMGIQRLCFGPYNYQQLQEIIVTRLNGIDAFEKPAIEFASRKVAAVSGDARRALEICRRAAELADYHAKKLLSIPNSAAAGKMLVRMADVEAAIQEMFQAPHIQVMRSCSKLSKIFLAAMVYEGHKTGMSETTFDKLAITVSCLCTSNSENFPGWDTLLKVGCKLGECRILLCEPGVKHKLQKLQLNFPSDDVSFALKESKELPWLAKYL